The following are encoded in a window of Vespa crabro chromosome 2, iyVesCrab1.2, whole genome shotgun sequence genomic DNA:
- the LOC124422113 gene encoding chloride channel protein 2 isoform X5, translated as MYGRYTKDLGEYAKEEARRLKYHDKARKKYDKTRAEDLRKSRRGPLCRKLLALLAFAWKHTGARLGEDWVFLALLGVIMALISYAMDRGISMCNNARIWLYQDLTSHPALQYLAWVSLPVCLILFSAGFVHIVAPQSIGSGIPEMKTILRGVALKEYLTFRTLIAKVIGLTATLGSGLPLGKEGPFVHIASIVATLLSKLVTSFQGIYENESRNCEMLAAACAVGVASCFAAPIGGVLFSIEVTTVYFAVRNYWRGFFAAVCGATMFRLLAIWFQREETITAMFVTNFTMDFPFDPYELFVFALIGVGSGLSGAFYVWLHRQYVIFMRKNKSMNSFLQKNRFLYPGIVSLLVSSVSFPLGLGQFMAGDLNTHDQVFGLFTNFTWTKDNLGVEENNIVKHWSTPYTDVFIGLLSYVLFTFIFSIISSTVPVPSGIFIPVFKIGAALGRTVGEAMALWFPHGVRYGGIITPIIPGGYATVGAAAFSGAVTHTISVSVIIFEMTGQITHIVPIMIAVLISNAIAALLQPSIYDSIILIKKLPYLPDLLPSSSGMYNVYVEDFMVRDVKYIWHGITYQRLKEILKENRKLRGFPLVDNPESMILLGSIQRLELIKLIEKHIGRERRLQVAQKWHKEAEERAREEMERQLREQEKTRRPSRFEVIPAPDILKMQRQSVNDLTMSANNGGGPDHHTYHSPVFGTQPKKSILKKTNSFTLKGFSPLVSPAVTPYTTVTGAESRIRLAFEAIFRKSATLQDVDPDPEMGTTTRRESQDCIDAQAHQPMLSSSPATSKKVQLPRERVIDMSAEDQKRWEESEMALEVDFSRCHIDPAPFQLVERTSLLKVHSLFSMVGVNHAYVTAIGRLVGVVALKELRKAIEDANAGILPMHAESHVDASNSSLVKSETDGENKNVSAMNSVVSIENEKVEKV; from the exons ATGTATGGTCGCTATACGAAGGACCTTGGTGAATACGCAAAAGAAGAGGCAAGAAGACTCAAGTATCATGATAAGGCAAGAAAGAAGTACGACAAGACGAGGGCCGAGGATCTTCGAAAATCTCGAAGAGGTCCATTGTGTAGAAAACTCTTGGCCTTGCTTGCCTTCGCTTGGAAACACACAGGAGCTAGATTGGGCGAAGATTGGGTATTCCTAGCGCTTTTGGGTGTTATCATGGCACTCATAAGTTATGCCATGGATCGTGGGATTTCAATGTGCAACAACG CTAGAATATGGCTCTATCAAGATCTGACGTCTCATCCGGCGCTTCAGTATCTCGCTTGGGTGTCATTGCCCGTTTGTCTGATTTTATTCAGTGCTGGTTTTGTACATATCGTGGCACCACAGAGTATAGGTTCTGGTATACCAGAAATGAAGACGATTTTAAGAGGTGTAGCTTTGAAGGAGTATTTAACTTTCCGGACTTTAATAGCAAAG GTGATCGGTTTAACAGCCACTTTGGGCTCAGGCTTGCCACTTGGTAAGGAAGGTCCATTTGTCCATATCGCCAGCATCGTTGCGACTCTCCTATCAAAATTAGTCACCAGTTTTCAAGGcatttatgaaaatgaaagtaGAAATTGTGAAATGTTGGCTGCAGCCTGTGCGGTTGGTGTCGCATCATGTTTTGCGGCACCCATCGGTGGTGTCCTCTTCAGCATCGAAGTCACCACAGTTTACTTCGCAGTACGGAATTATTGGCGTGGTTTCTTCGCTGCCGTTTGTGGTGCCACGATGTTTCGACTCCTAGCTATATGGtttcaaagagaagaaactaTCACGGCCATGTTCGTCACTAATTTTACCATGGACTTCCCGTTCGATCCTTATGAACTTTTTGTGTTCGCTCTTATTGGTGTTGGAAGCGGTTTGAGTGGTGCATTCTATGTATGGTTGCATCGTcaatatgttatatttatgagaaaaaataagagtatGAACAGTTTCCTTCAGAAAAA tcGCTTTTTATATCCTGGTATCGTATCCCTTCTGGTATCATCAGTATCGTTCCCATTGGGATTAGGTCAGTTCATGGCAGGTGATTTGAATACTCACGATCAAGTATTTGGGCTTTTCACAAATTTCACGTGGACGAAGGATAACTTGGGCGTCGAAGAAAACAACATAGTCAAGCATTGGTCGACCCCATACACTGACGTCTTCATTGGTCTCCTGAGCTACGTTCTCTTCACT TTCATCTTTTCCATCATAAGTTCGACAGTGCCTGTACCGTCTGGCATTTTCATCCCGGTTTTCAAAATCGGTGCAGCACTTGGAAGAACCGTTGGCGAGGCTATGGCCCTTTGGTTTCCACATGGTGTTCGATATGGTGGAATTATCACTCCCATTATACCAG GTGGTTATGCTACTGTAGGAGCAGCTGCTTTTTCTGGTGCCGTAACACATACCATATCCGTAAGCGTTATCATTTTCGAAATGACAGGACAAATCACTCATATAGTACCAATAATGATAGCAGTTTTAATCAGTAATGCGATCGCCGCACTTTTACAACCAAGCATATACGATAGCATTATACTTATCAAAAAGTTACCTTATCTACCGGATCTTCTGCCGTCGAGTTCAG GTATGTATAATGTTTACGTCGAAGACTTCATGGTTCGTGACGTGAAATACATTTGGCACGGCATCACTTATCAAAGACTCAAAGAGATACTTAAGGAGAATCGTAAACTTCGTGGCTTTCCACTGGTAGATAATCCAGAATCAATGATACTATTGGGTTCAATTCAAAGGCTTGAATTGAtcaaattaatagaaaaacatATTGGACGTGAAAGGAGATTACAA GTCGCACAAAAATGGCACAAAGAAGCAGaggaaagagcaagagaagaGATGGAACGTCAATtgagagaacaagaaaaaacaaggagACCTTCCAGATTTGAAGTTATCCCAGCTCCGGACATTCTTAAAATGCAAAGGCAAAGTGTTAATGATCTAACGATGTCGGCAAATAACGGTGGTGGGCCGGATCAT CATACGTATCATTCACCGGTCTTCGGGACCCAACCAAAGAAatctattttaaagaaaaccaATTCCTTTACTTTGAAAGGATTTAGTCCACTAGTCAGCCCAGCTGTTACACCGTATACAACGGTTACTGGAGCAGAAAGCAG AATACGTCTAGCCTTTGAAGCGATTTTCCGAAAATCAGCAACTTTGCAGGATGTTGATCCAGATCCAGAAATGGGTACTACTACCAGACGTGAAAGTCAAGATTGCATAGATGCTCAGGCACATCAACCTATGCTTTCTTCTAGTCCAGCTACATCGAAAAAAGTACAATTG cCAAGGGAGAGAGTAATCGATATGTCAGCTGAGGATCAGAAAAGATGGGAAGAAAGTGAGATGGCTCTCGAAGTAGACTTTTCCAGATGTCATATAGATCCAGCACCGTTCCAGCTTGTAGAAAGAACATCTTTACTAAAAGTTCATAGTCTTTTTAGCATGGTTGGTGTAAACCATGCGTATGTGACAGCTATTGGAAGGTTGGTCGGAGTAGTGGCATTAAAAGAG ttgagGAAAGCTATCGAAGACGCTAATGCAGGAATTTTGCCGATGCACGCAGAATCGCATGTCGATGCGTCAAATTCCAGTTTAGTGAAGAGTGAAACTgatggagaaaataaaaacgtcaGTGCAATGAACTCCGTTGTttcgattgaaaatgaaaaagttgaaaaagtctga
- the LOC124422113 gene encoding chloride channel protein 2 isoform X4: protein MPAVLLNRAYFVCNDDYIMYGRYTKDLGEYAKEEARRLKYHDKARKKYDKTRAEDLRKSRRGPLCRKLLALLAFAWKHTGARLGEDWVFLALLGVIMALISYAMDRGISMCNNARIWLYQDLTSHPALQYLAWVSLPVCLILFSAGFVHIVAPQSIGSGIPEMKTILRGVALKEYLTFRTLIAKVIGLTATLGSGLPLGKEGPFVHIASIVATLLSKLVTSFQGIYENESRNCEMLAAACAVGVASCFAAPIGGVLFSIEVTTVYFAVRNYWRGFFAAVCGATMFRLLAIWFQREETITAMFVTNFTMDFPFDPYELFVFALIGVGSGLSGAFYVWLHRQYVIFMRKNKSMNSFLQKNRFLYPGIVSLLVSSVSFPLGLGQFMAGDLNTHDQVFGLFTNFTWTKDNLGVEENNIVKHWSTPYTDVFIGLLSYVLFTFIFSIISSTVPVPSGIFIPVFKIGAALGRTVGEAMALWFPHGVRYGGIITPIIPGGYATVGAAAFSGAVTHTISVSVIIFEMTGQITHIVPIMIAVLISNAIAALLQPSIYDSIILIKKLPYLPDLLPSSSGMYNVYVEDFMVRDVKYIWHGITYQRLKEILKENRKLRGFPLVDNPESMILLGSIQRLELIKLIEKHIGRERRLQVAQKWHKEAEERAREEMERQLREQEKTRRPSRFEVIPAPDILKMQRQSVNDLTMSANNGGGPDHHTYHSPVFGTQPKKSILKKTNSFTLKGFSPLVSPAVTPYTTVTGAESRIRLAFEAIFRKSATLQDVDPDPEMGTTTRRESQDCIDAQAHQPMLSSSPATSKKVQLPRERVIDMSAEDQKRWEESEMALEVDFSRCHIDPAPFQLVERTSLLKVHSLFSMVGVNHAYVTAIGRLVGVVALKELRKAIEDANAGILPMHAESHVDASNSSLVKSETDGENKNVSAMNSVVSIENEKVEKV from the exons ATGCCGGCCGTTCTCCTTAATAGGGCATACTTTGTCTGTAATGATGACTACATT ATGTATGGTCGCTATACGAAGGACCTTGGTGAATACGCAAAAGAAGAGGCAAGAAGACTCAAGTATCATGATAAGGCAAGAAAGAAGTACGACAAGACGAGGGCCGAGGATCTTCGAAAATCTCGAAGAGGTCCATTGTGTAGAAAACTCTTGGCCTTGCTTGCCTTCGCTTGGAAACACACAGGAGCTAGATTGGGCGAAGATTGGGTATTCCTAGCGCTTTTGGGTGTTATCATGGCACTCATAAGTTATGCCATGGATCGTGGGATTTCAATGTGCAACAACG CTAGAATATGGCTCTATCAAGATCTGACGTCTCATCCGGCGCTTCAGTATCTCGCTTGGGTGTCATTGCCCGTTTGTCTGATTTTATTCAGTGCTGGTTTTGTACATATCGTGGCACCACAGAGTATAGGTTCTGGTATACCAGAAATGAAGACGATTTTAAGAGGTGTAGCTTTGAAGGAGTATTTAACTTTCCGGACTTTAATAGCAAAG GTGATCGGTTTAACAGCCACTTTGGGCTCAGGCTTGCCACTTGGTAAGGAAGGTCCATTTGTCCATATCGCCAGCATCGTTGCGACTCTCCTATCAAAATTAGTCACCAGTTTTCAAGGcatttatgaaaatgaaagtaGAAATTGTGAAATGTTGGCTGCAGCCTGTGCGGTTGGTGTCGCATCATGTTTTGCGGCACCCATCGGTGGTGTCCTCTTCAGCATCGAAGTCACCACAGTTTACTTCGCAGTACGGAATTATTGGCGTGGTTTCTTCGCTGCCGTTTGTGGTGCCACGATGTTTCGACTCCTAGCTATATGGtttcaaagagaagaaactaTCACGGCCATGTTCGTCACTAATTTTACCATGGACTTCCCGTTCGATCCTTATGAACTTTTTGTGTTCGCTCTTATTGGTGTTGGAAGCGGTTTGAGTGGTGCATTCTATGTATGGTTGCATCGTcaatatgttatatttatgagaaaaaataagagtatGAACAGTTTCCTTCAGAAAAA tcGCTTTTTATATCCTGGTATCGTATCCCTTCTGGTATCATCAGTATCGTTCCCATTGGGATTAGGTCAGTTCATGGCAGGTGATTTGAATACTCACGATCAAGTATTTGGGCTTTTCACAAATTTCACGTGGACGAAGGATAACTTGGGCGTCGAAGAAAACAACATAGTCAAGCATTGGTCGACCCCATACACTGACGTCTTCATTGGTCTCCTGAGCTACGTTCTCTTCACT TTCATCTTTTCCATCATAAGTTCGACAGTGCCTGTACCGTCTGGCATTTTCATCCCGGTTTTCAAAATCGGTGCAGCACTTGGAAGAACCGTTGGCGAGGCTATGGCCCTTTGGTTTCCACATGGTGTTCGATATGGTGGAATTATCACTCCCATTATACCAG GTGGTTATGCTACTGTAGGAGCAGCTGCTTTTTCTGGTGCCGTAACACATACCATATCCGTAAGCGTTATCATTTTCGAAATGACAGGACAAATCACTCATATAGTACCAATAATGATAGCAGTTTTAATCAGTAATGCGATCGCCGCACTTTTACAACCAAGCATATACGATAGCATTATACTTATCAAAAAGTTACCTTATCTACCGGATCTTCTGCCGTCGAGTTCAG GTATGTATAATGTTTACGTCGAAGACTTCATGGTTCGTGACGTGAAATACATTTGGCACGGCATCACTTATCAAAGACTCAAAGAGATACTTAAGGAGAATCGTAAACTTCGTGGCTTTCCACTGGTAGATAATCCAGAATCAATGATACTATTGGGTTCAATTCAAAGGCTTGAATTGAtcaaattaatagaaaaacatATTGGACGTGAAAGGAGATTACAA GTCGCACAAAAATGGCACAAAGAAGCAGaggaaagagcaagagaagaGATGGAACGTCAATtgagagaacaagaaaaaacaaggagACCTTCCAGATTTGAAGTTATCCCAGCTCCGGACATTCTTAAAATGCAAAGGCAAAGTGTTAATGATCTAACGATGTCGGCAAATAACGGTGGTGGGCCGGATCAT CATACGTATCATTCACCGGTCTTCGGGACCCAACCAAAGAAatctattttaaagaaaaccaATTCCTTTACTTTGAAAGGATTTAGTCCACTAGTCAGCCCAGCTGTTACACCGTATACAACGGTTACTGGAGCAGAAAGCAG AATACGTCTAGCCTTTGAAGCGATTTTCCGAAAATCAGCAACTTTGCAGGATGTTGATCCAGATCCAGAAATGGGTACTACTACCAGACGTGAAAGTCAAGATTGCATAGATGCTCAGGCACATCAACCTATGCTTTCTTCTAGTCCAGCTACATCGAAAAAAGTACAATTG cCAAGGGAGAGAGTAATCGATATGTCAGCTGAGGATCAGAAAAGATGGGAAGAAAGTGAGATGGCTCTCGAAGTAGACTTTTCCAGATGTCATATAGATCCAGCACCGTTCCAGCTTGTAGAAAGAACATCTTTACTAAAAGTTCATAGTCTTTTTAGCATGGTTGGTGTAAACCATGCGTATGTGACAGCTATTGGAAGGTTGGTCGGAGTAGTGGCATTAAAAGAG ttgagGAAAGCTATCGAAGACGCTAATGCAGGAATTTTGCCGATGCACGCAGAATCGCATGTCGATGCGTCAAATTCCAGTTTAGTGAAGAGTGAAACTgatggagaaaataaaaacgtcaGTGCAATGAACTCCGTTGTttcgattgaaaatgaaaaagttgaaaaagtctga
- the LOC124422113 gene encoding chloride channel protein 2 isoform X2 — translation MASSEIRENDEYGLGYQNTLMYGRYTKDLGEYAKEEARRLKYHDKARKKYDKTRAEDLRKSRRGPLCRKLLALLAFAWKHTGARLGEDWVFLALLGVIMALISYAMDRGISMCNNARIWLYQDLTSHPALQYLAWVSLPVCLILFSAGFVHIVAPQSIGSGIPEMKTILRGVALKEYLTFRTLIAKVIGLTATLGSGLPLGKEGPFVHIASIVATLLSKLVTSFQGIYENESRNCEMLAAACAVGVASCFAAPIGGVLFSIEVTTVYFAVRNYWRGFFAAVCGATMFRLLAIWFQREETITAMFVTNFTMDFPFDPYELFVFALIGVGSGLSGAFYVWLHRQYVIFMRKNKSMNSFLQKNRFLYPGIVSLLVSSVSFPLGLGQFMAGDLNTHDQVFGLFTNFTWTKDNLGVEENNIVKHWSTPYTDVFIGLLSYVLFTFIFSIISSTVPVPSGIFIPVFKIGAALGRTVGEAMALWFPHGVRYGGIITPIIPGGYATVGAAAFSGAVTHTISVSVIIFEMTGQITHIVPIMIAVLISNAIAALLQPSIYDSIILIKKLPYLPDLLPSSSGMYNVYVEDFMVRDVKYIWHGITYQRLKEILKENRKLRGFPLVDNPESMILLGSIQRLELIKLIEKHIGRERRLQVAQKWHKEAEERAREEMERQLREQEKTRRPSRFEVIPAPDILKMQRQSVNDLTMSANNGGGPDHHTYHSPVFGTQPKKSILKKTNSFTLKGFSPLVSPAVTPYTTVTGAESRIRLAFEAIFRKSATLQDVDPDPEMGTTTRRESQDCIDAQAHQPMLSSSPATSKKVQLPRERVIDMSAEDQKRWEESEMALEVDFSRCHIDPAPFQLVERTSLLKVHSLFSMVGVNHAYVTAIGRLVGVVALKELRKAIEDANAGILPMHAESHVDASNSSLVKSETDGENKNVSAMNSVVSIENEKVEKV, via the exons ATGTATGGTCGCTATACGAAGGACCTTGGTGAATACGCAAAAGAAGAGGCAAGAAGACTCAAGTATCATGATAAGGCAAGAAAGAAGTACGACAAGACGAGGGCCGAGGATCTTCGAAAATCTCGAAGAGGTCCATTGTGTAGAAAACTCTTGGCCTTGCTTGCCTTCGCTTGGAAACACACAGGAGCTAGATTGGGCGAAGATTGGGTATTCCTAGCGCTTTTGGGTGTTATCATGGCACTCATAAGTTATGCCATGGATCGTGGGATTTCAATGTGCAACAACG CTAGAATATGGCTCTATCAAGATCTGACGTCTCATCCGGCGCTTCAGTATCTCGCTTGGGTGTCATTGCCCGTTTGTCTGATTTTATTCAGTGCTGGTTTTGTACATATCGTGGCACCACAGAGTATAGGTTCTGGTATACCAGAAATGAAGACGATTTTAAGAGGTGTAGCTTTGAAGGAGTATTTAACTTTCCGGACTTTAATAGCAAAG GTGATCGGTTTAACAGCCACTTTGGGCTCAGGCTTGCCACTTGGTAAGGAAGGTCCATTTGTCCATATCGCCAGCATCGTTGCGACTCTCCTATCAAAATTAGTCACCAGTTTTCAAGGcatttatgaaaatgaaagtaGAAATTGTGAAATGTTGGCTGCAGCCTGTGCGGTTGGTGTCGCATCATGTTTTGCGGCACCCATCGGTGGTGTCCTCTTCAGCATCGAAGTCACCACAGTTTACTTCGCAGTACGGAATTATTGGCGTGGTTTCTTCGCTGCCGTTTGTGGTGCCACGATGTTTCGACTCCTAGCTATATGGtttcaaagagaagaaactaTCACGGCCATGTTCGTCACTAATTTTACCATGGACTTCCCGTTCGATCCTTATGAACTTTTTGTGTTCGCTCTTATTGGTGTTGGAAGCGGTTTGAGTGGTGCATTCTATGTATGGTTGCATCGTcaatatgttatatttatgagaaaaaataagagtatGAACAGTTTCCTTCAGAAAAA tcGCTTTTTATATCCTGGTATCGTATCCCTTCTGGTATCATCAGTATCGTTCCCATTGGGATTAGGTCAGTTCATGGCAGGTGATTTGAATACTCACGATCAAGTATTTGGGCTTTTCACAAATTTCACGTGGACGAAGGATAACTTGGGCGTCGAAGAAAACAACATAGTCAAGCATTGGTCGACCCCATACACTGACGTCTTCATTGGTCTCCTGAGCTACGTTCTCTTCACT TTCATCTTTTCCATCATAAGTTCGACAGTGCCTGTACCGTCTGGCATTTTCATCCCGGTTTTCAAAATCGGTGCAGCACTTGGAAGAACCGTTGGCGAGGCTATGGCCCTTTGGTTTCCACATGGTGTTCGATATGGTGGAATTATCACTCCCATTATACCAG GTGGTTATGCTACTGTAGGAGCAGCTGCTTTTTCTGGTGCCGTAACACATACCATATCCGTAAGCGTTATCATTTTCGAAATGACAGGACAAATCACTCATATAGTACCAATAATGATAGCAGTTTTAATCAGTAATGCGATCGCCGCACTTTTACAACCAAGCATATACGATAGCATTATACTTATCAAAAAGTTACCTTATCTACCGGATCTTCTGCCGTCGAGTTCAG GTATGTATAATGTTTACGTCGAAGACTTCATGGTTCGTGACGTGAAATACATTTGGCACGGCATCACTTATCAAAGACTCAAAGAGATACTTAAGGAGAATCGTAAACTTCGTGGCTTTCCACTGGTAGATAATCCAGAATCAATGATACTATTGGGTTCAATTCAAAGGCTTGAATTGAtcaaattaatagaaaaacatATTGGACGTGAAAGGAGATTACAA GTCGCACAAAAATGGCACAAAGAAGCAGaggaaagagcaagagaagaGATGGAACGTCAATtgagagaacaagaaaaaacaaggagACCTTCCAGATTTGAAGTTATCCCAGCTCCGGACATTCTTAAAATGCAAAGGCAAAGTGTTAATGATCTAACGATGTCGGCAAATAACGGTGGTGGGCCGGATCAT CATACGTATCATTCACCGGTCTTCGGGACCCAACCAAAGAAatctattttaaagaaaaccaATTCCTTTACTTTGAAAGGATTTAGTCCACTAGTCAGCCCAGCTGTTACACCGTATACAACGGTTACTGGAGCAGAAAGCAG AATACGTCTAGCCTTTGAAGCGATTTTCCGAAAATCAGCAACTTTGCAGGATGTTGATCCAGATCCAGAAATGGGTACTACTACCAGACGTGAAAGTCAAGATTGCATAGATGCTCAGGCACATCAACCTATGCTTTCTTCTAGTCCAGCTACATCGAAAAAAGTACAATTG cCAAGGGAGAGAGTAATCGATATGTCAGCTGAGGATCAGAAAAGATGGGAAGAAAGTGAGATGGCTCTCGAAGTAGACTTTTCCAGATGTCATATAGATCCAGCACCGTTCCAGCTTGTAGAAAGAACATCTTTACTAAAAGTTCATAGTCTTTTTAGCATGGTTGGTGTAAACCATGCGTATGTGACAGCTATTGGAAGGTTGGTCGGAGTAGTGGCATTAAAAGAG ttgagGAAAGCTATCGAAGACGCTAATGCAGGAATTTTGCCGATGCACGCAGAATCGCATGTCGATGCGTCAAATTCCAGTTTAGTGAAGAGTGAAACTgatggagaaaataaaaacgtcaGTGCAATGAACTCCGTTGTttcgattgaaaatgaaaaagttgaaaaagtctga